The Drosophila suzukii chromosome X, CBGP_Dsuzu_IsoJpt1.0, whole genome shotgun sequence DNA window CAGCGCAGAGCCTCGGAAGAGACCATGGTCATCCCATCCACCTACACAGGTCTCCTAGAGGAGCAAGTGCTCGGCGAGTACTTGCCCAGTCCGCGGTGCAAGCGCAGGACATAGGTTCAACCTCAGCCGGATCCGAAGGGATTTATGTATCAATAGACTAGTATTTTATGTATAACTAAAGTAAATGTGGAATTAATGTTAAGTGGAGTAGGTTAAACATTACTGAAGAGAAACATTTTTTGCCAGATTAAAGATCATTCTAAACTTCCTGTGATATACAATATCAACCTTAAGTATAGTAGATCTGCAATATTGTCTAGCAAAATGTATACCCAAAAGACAATGACGGAATTTGTAAAGCAATACGATACGCGATACGAGATTAAAGACAGAATAAGAAGAATAGACAAATACCATTTGCAACGCGGAATTTAGTGAATTTTGGATGGACCGAGATTACAGACAGGATAGAAAGAGAAAGGCTACGAAGACTACGGACTTCATTTACTCCTCCGGCGGTCGCCACCCTGCATCCGTACTCCCGCGCTGGCCGTTTCGGTCTTGCCCTTCTTTGGGGATCCCGTGGAGTTGCGCGACTCCCGGCGGGATCCCTTCTCCCCCGCAACCCAGCTCTTCTTATTGGACGAGCGACGGTGGGAGCTGCCGGTACTGCGGACGACGGGTGAGCCGCTCTCGGCCCGGTTGGATGGTTCCTCGATCTCCGGTACGCGGCGGGTGCAGTATATCTGCGGGGTGATGGTCCTGCGCTGCGGCTTCTTCTGTGTATCCGCATCCTTGGCCTTGGACTTCGTTTTGCGCCGGCGTCGCTTGCGGATAACCGCATTCTTGTCCGTGGCGGCCACCTTGTGGTAGAGATTGCACAGCTGCAGGCACTGTCGGGCGCTGTGGAACCGCTTGATCCTGCCGTCCTGCTCCAAGATGCCGCACACCAGCTCATCCAGCTGCACCTGCTGCAGGACCAATAGCAGGCCATTGAGGTCCACGGGGCAGGCGGCACGGGCGTTCAGCTTGAGAAGCATGGCCAGGAGCTGGGTCTTCTGCTCGGGCACCAGCACCGGACCCAGGAAGATCAGGCGCAACAGCTTGTAGGCATTCGTCCGGTCCAACGGATCGATAGGCTGGCCGCAGCGATCGTACAGGCTGTCGTAGATCTTCAGGTCGTGGAGCTCCGTGTACGGTGCCTTCACGTTCTCCATTACCGACCAGATGCGATCGCGTGGGAAGCGCGGCAGCGGCCGGCTCTCGTGGTAGGCGAGCTGGAAGAGGGTGGTCAGTATCTGGAATTTGGTGACGCGGAACAGGCAGCTCAGCGCCTCCAGGATGTGCTTGTTGCGCTGGCAGGTGCAGCGGCACTCCTGCTCCGAGTTGTTCTGGCTGCACAGCGTGCACTTCGAGGAGGGACAGCTGCGGTGGACTGTCGCCGGACGCAGTGGCTCCAGCGGCATCCGGCAGGCGGGCCGGCAGCACATCGAGGGCCCGCAGGCCGGTGCACCGCACATCGGAGCGCAGCACATCTTCCACAGTCTCGCCTTGAGTCCCGCACCGAAAAACTACTAATTTAGCGAGCCTAGGCTTTTTTTTATCGAAAAGGGGATTGACCTGATTTCCTGATTGAAAATAATTCCATGGCTACAAATATTGGAACAAAAAATCAGATGGATAAATTTTATATTCGCAGCTTTGAGCACCTTTTGTATCCTTTTATATACCCGCTGTTAGTtgacttagaaaatatattGAATTTAAGAAGTCGAAAACATAGTTTTCgttttaataaatgaaataaaggACTAACTGACGGTTAATGGTGAAGAAAAATTCGGGTTTAACCACATATTGAATTAGTTTTGCGGTTATTGAACGTAACCGATAGAAGAAAACGTTACCGAccaatcaagaatatatactcTTGACCAGGGTCATCAGCTAAGTAAATCTATTTAAACAAGAGGTTAGCTACAGTTTGTGTTTTTCAACTACAGGTTACATAACTTATAGGGTATATTGAATGTAACAGTTAGAAGAAAACGTTTCCGACCTAATAAggtaaatatattattttccggGTCATCAGCTGAGTTTATCTATTACAGCTCGAGGTAGATTGGATTCGGGCACAGGCAGAAGAATTCAGATCCAATAAACTACATAACTATATTATAACTGGAGGTTAGCCGTATTTCATGTTATTCAATGGAAGTTTAGTAAATTTAAGTTATTTCTACATCCATCAACTACCCAGATTCAGGTTACTACGTAAAATCATAGTAGGTTTTCCAACCTTATGTCATTCCTATTTAGTCTTTATACCAATCATTATgttaaattattcaaaaaataaccaaaatcgtTTTTAACTATTGAGAAAAAGTACACAACATAAATTTGAAATAAGTTAAAATTCCCATTCGACCAAAGGACCTAATCCAACATTTTCGGCCTAGCGCAATGTCCCATGATATGACTCAATTTTTAGGTGGAGTCCGCCGCAGTCCACAAGATCGGGCCAGGACAACCAGAACCAAGGTGGGAACTGGTCTCATCGCAACGGTCGTTGAGAGATCAGGAGCTGCAGCCAGGTCCACTCAAAGGCCACCAATTGGTGCTGGTGCAGCGCACCCACCGAGGTGGAATCAAAGGCCACCAGTTGGAGCAAGTGCAGCGGCGGGAGTTGCACCCAAGAGGCCCGTAAATCGAGTGAGACCCCAACCGGGGGTAACAGCCGAGCCAGGTGGAGCAGTTCCCAAGAGAGCAACTGGTGGTGGTGCGACTAGGGTCATCCAAACCACTGCCACCTCCACGTTGCGTCGAAGGCAAGTGCCCCCGCCTCCTCCCAGGCTGACCATTCCCCGCCGCCCCAAAGAGGTCAAGTGGATCATGAAGCCATCACAATACTTTGTGCCGTGCAGCGAATCATCCTCCGAGGACAACATCCCCGATAAGTCCGATATACCCCACGAGGGGGATGATGATCTGGCTAACAAAGTGGACAAGACCAGGAGCAGTCGAAGATTGCCGGCTGAATACGTTGGCCAGGCAAAAACCAAGGTGCGATCCTCTCGCATGTTCCGTGTGCCCAGCCAGCGAATCATGCGCGTCGAGGAGCTGAAGCAGGCCCAGCTGCAGCAGATGCATCCGCGGAGGACGAGGACCCAGAACCAGACCCATTCCAG harbors:
- the LOC108019087 gene encoding uncharacterized protein is translated as MCCAPMCGAPACGPSMCCRPACRMPLEPLRPATVHRSCPSSKCTLCSQNNSEQECRCTCQRNKHILEALSCLFRVTKFQILTTLFQLAYHESRPLPRFPRDRIWSVMENVKAPYTELHDLKIYDSLYDRCGQPIDPLDRTNAYKLLRLIFLGPVLVPEQKTQLLAMLLKLNARAACPVDLNGLLLVLQQVQLDELVCGILEQDGRIKRFHSARQCLQLCNLYHKVAATDKNAVIRKRRRRKTKSKAKDADTQKKPQRRTITPQIYCTRRVPEIEEPSNRAESGSPVVRSTGSSHRRSSNKKSWVAGEKGSRRESRNSTGSPKKGKTETASAGVRMQGGDRRRSK